In one Arachis duranensis cultivar V14167 chromosome 9, aradu.V14167.gnm2.J7QH, whole genome shotgun sequence genomic region, the following are encoded:
- the LOC107466788 gene encoding cytochrome P450 77A3: MATIMSMSFSSLDLSSYYHLIFTLLAFLLSCLIFLLTHRTKSKKLNLPPGPAGWPIVGNLFQFARSGKPFFDYVNDLKSIYGPIFTLQMGTRTMIILTDAKLVHEAMIQKGAMYASRPPENPTRTIFSSNKFTVNAAVYGPVWKSLRRNMVQNMLSSTRLREFRTVRDKAMEKLINRLRTEAENNNGVVFVRKDARFATFCILVAMCFGLDMEEHKVEKIDQVMKNVLITLNPRLDDYLPILSPFFSKQRKRALQVRKEQVDFIVPLIEQRRKAIENPGSDEIATTFSYLDTLFDLKVEGRKSGPSNDELVSLCSEFLNGGTDTTATAVEWGIAQLIANPEVQEKLYREIKECVGEKRVDEKDIEKMLYLHAVVKELLRKHPPTHFVLTHAVTQPTTLGGYHIPLFANVEVYTPAIGEDRRLWSNPEKFDPDRFITGGEEADITGVTGVKMMPFGVGRRICPGLAMGTVHIHLMLARMVQEFQWSAYPPGKNIDFSGKLEFTVVMKEPLRAIVKPRP, from the exons ATGGCCACAATAATGTCTATGTCTTTCTCATCTCTTGATCTTTCCTCTTACTACCACCTCATCTTCACTCTCTTGGCCTTCCTTTTATCATGCCTCATTTTCTTACTCACTCACCGAACCAAATCCAAGAAACTCAACCTTCCTCCGGGTCCCGCCGGCTGGCCTATCGTCGGAAACCTCTTCCAATTCGCCCGCTCCGGCAAGCCCTTCTTTGACTACGTCAATGACCTCAAGTCAATCTACGGTCCAATCTTCACTCTTCAAATGGGGACAAGAACAATGATTATACTCACCGATGCCAAGCTCGTCCACGAAGCCATGATCCAGAAAGGCGCCATGTATGCGTCAAGGCCGCCGGAGAATCCTACCAGGACTATCTTCAGCTCTAACAAGTTCACCGTTAACGCCGCCGTTTACGGACCGGTTTGGAAGTCTCTGCGGCGGAACATGGTTCAGAACATGCTGAGCTCCACCAGGCTGAGGGAGTTCCGTACCGTGAGGGACAAGGCCATGGAGAAGCTCATCAACCGCCTCAGAACCGAAGCAGAGAACAACAATGGCGTTGTCTTCGTCCGCAAAGACGCGAGGTTCGCGACGTTCTGCATCCTCGTTGCAATGTGTTTTGGCCTCGACATGGAAGAACACAAGGTGGAGAAAATagatcaagtgatgaagaacgtTCTCATAACTCTGAATCCAAGACTCGATGATTACCTTCCGATCCTGAGTCCTTTCTTCTCGAAACAGAGGAAAAGAGCGCTACAAGTTCGAAAGGAACAGGTGGATTTCATTGTACCGTTGATTGAACAGAGAAGAAAAGCTATAGAGAATCCAGGCTCCGACGAAATCGCAACAACGTTCTCATACCTTGACACACTGTTCGATCTGAAGGTTGAAGGGAGGAAATCTGGTCCTTCAAATGATGAATTGGTGTCCCTCTGCTCAGAGTTCCTGAACGGGGGAACGGACACGACGGCGACGGCGGTGGAATGGGGGATAGCGCAGCTGATTGCGAATCCGGAAGTCCAAGAAAAGCTTTACAGAGAGATAAAGGAATGTGTTGGGGAGAAGAGGGTGGATGAGAAGGACATAGAGAAGATGCTGTATTTGCATGCGGTGGTTAAGGAGCTTCTCAGGAAGCATCCTCCAACCCACTTTGTGCTAACACATGCTGTTACTCAGCCTACAACTTTGGGTGGATATCATATTCCCCTTTTTGCAAATGTTGAGGTCTACACCCCCGCCATCG GTGAGGACAGAAGGCTCTGGTCAAACCCTGAGAAGTTTGACCCAGATAGGTTCATCACAGGCGGTGAAGAAGCAGACATAACTGGAGTGACTGGAGTGAAGATGATGCCGTTCGGTGTTGGGAGAAGGATATGCCCTGGTTTGGCCATGGGGACAGTGCACATTCATCTCATGCTGGCTCGGATGGTTCAGGAGTTTCAATGGAGTGCTTATCCGCCTGGCAAGAACATCGATTTCTCTGGCAAGCTTGAGTTCACTGTGGTCATGAAAGAACCTCTAAGAGCAATCGTCAAGCCAAGACCTTAA
- the LOC107466771 gene encoding uncharacterized protein LOC107466771: MTSNWSFTQGDPKEDPSNEFEVGQQFNNKKEVMLAVKQYSIRRAAEYKIVESDHLGYNTQCIQFGPGCNWSILISYRRKQEKLEVRRYTGPHTCMHTSMGQDYRRLDSKVIVQHIFTMVKADPTISIRVLQEGVENHFGYKASYRKFWLTKQRVIARIYGDWEESYNELPHWLFAMQIYLLSTWVQLVTQFWPGSADTVMLHHVFWTFPLCVEAFKHCKPLISTDGTHLYGKYGWTLLMAIARDGNANILPIAFTIVEVETKEAWSFFLLYQRQHVTPQSGVLVILDKHKYIDGELNAEESLWKPPYAFQEFCTKHFVANFITHFKNKDLKKVLINAAYSKSQREFAYYFGRLRDKNVAITNWLEEMPQSQLAQYADESRPPSDVIQRVSGTSSLCVRVLKETQPSG, encoded by the exons ATGACTTCTAATTGGTCGTTTACCCAGGGAGACCCCAAAGAGGATCCAAGCAATGAGTTTGAGGTTGGACAACAATTTAATAACAAGAAAGAAGTCATGTTGGCAGTTAAGCAGTACAGCATTAGGAGGGCTGCGGAGTACAAAATAGTAGAGAGTGACCATTTGGGGTATAATACACAATGTATCCAATTCGGACCCGGTTGTAATTGGAGTATACTCATATCATATCGCCGAAAGCAAGAAAAGTTGGAGGTTAGGAGATACACTGGTCCTCATACTTGTATGCACACATCGATGGGGCAAGACTATCGTAGGTTAGATTCGAAGGTGATTGTGCAACATATTTTCACGATGGTCAAAGCCGATCCAACTATCAGCATCAGGGTTCTGCAAGAAGGTGTGGAGAATCACTTTGGTTACAAGGCATCATATAGAAAGTTTTGGCTTACAAAACAGAGAGTCATTGCTAGAATATATGGCGATTGGGAGGAGTCATACAACGAGCTTCCTCATTGGTTATTCGCTATGCAGATATACTTGCTTA GTACTTGGGTGCAACTAGTGACACAGTTTTGGCCTGGTTCCGCCGACACTGTCATGTTGCATCACGTTTTTTGGACGTTTCCACTGTGTGTTGAGGCTTTCAAGCATTGTAAGCCACTTATCTCCACTGATGGCACCCACTTATATGGTAAATACGGTTGGACCTTGCTGATGGCCATAGCCCGAGACGGCAACGCAAACATTTTGCCTATTGCATTTACTATTGTCGAGGTTGAGACGAAGGAGGCTTGGTCGTTCTTTCTTTTATATCAGCGGCAGCATGTGACACCACAATCCGGGGTCTTAGTGATTTTAGACAAACACAAATACATTGATGGTGAACTGAACGCGGAAGAAAGTTTATGGAAACCACCTTATGCCTTCCAGGAGTTTTGTACAAAACACTTTGTAGCTAACTTCATAACTCACTTTAAGAACAAAGACTTGAAGAAGGTTCTGATTAACGCAGCGTATTCGAAGTCGCAGCGTGAGTTCGCTTATTATTTTGGCCGGCTGAGGGACAAAAATGTAGCAATCACAAACTGGCTTGAAGAAATGCCTCAGTCACAGTTGGCACAGTATGCTGATGAGTCCAGGCCTCCGAGTGATGTGATCCAGAGGGTCTCAGGGACAAGTAGTCTCTGCGTACGGGTCCTGAAAGAGACCCAACCGTCTGGCTAG
- the LOC107466789 gene encoding RING-H2 finger protein ATL8 encodes MISSGLNLVMTVIGFAVSTMFIVFVCTRLVCARIHLNASRRSFPIASRSNLSMMERGWHGLERTAVAKFPTKKFSDKFFSAEENSQCTVCLSEYQGEDILRILPYCGHSFHVTCIDLWLQQNSTCPVCRISLREFTERKRLMQPLFSSALRPHRSAESIENPHYLCMMGDNGLPLRTPDNHGANVMQEDSFPSEGGGADATDSITCLIPDDLVKDEEKKHIESPSNF; translated from the exons ATGATTTCTTCTGGGCTCAACTTGGTGATGACTGTGATTGGGTTTGCGGTGAGCACCATGTTCATTGTGTTCGTGTGCACGAGGCTTGTCTGTGCTCGAATCCACTTGAATGCTTCAAGGAGATCCTTTCCCATTGCTTCCAGATCCAATCTTAGCATG ATGGAACGGGGTTGGCATGGTCTTGAACGCACAGCTGTAGCTAAATTTCCAACAAAGAAGTTCAGTGACAAGTTCTTTTCGGCTGAAGAAAATTCTCA GTGTACAGTCTGCCTCTCGGAGTACCAAGGTGAAGATATTCTGCGTATCCTTCCCTACTGTGGACACTCATTCCATGTGACCTGCATAGACTTATGGCTGCAGCAGAATTCCACTTGTCCAGTTTGTCGAATATCATTGCGGGAATTTACTGAGAGAAAGCGGTTAATGCAACCCTTATTCAGCTCTGCTTTACGACCTCATCGCAGCGCAGAATCCATTGAGAACCCCCATTATCTCTGTATGATGGGTGATAATGGGTTACCATTGAGAACCCCAGACAACCATGGGGCTAATGTGATGCAAGAGGACAGTTTTCCATCCGAGGGTGGTGGAGCAGATGCTACAGATAGCATCACCTGTCTTATTCCGGACGATCTTGttaaagatgaagagaagaagcatATAGAGAGCCCGTCAAACTTCTAG